The following are from one region of the Paenibacillus sp. JZ16 genome:
- a CDS encoding glycosyltransferase family 4 protein, with the protein MRIIMDGMPLLGRKTGIGYYVENLYNNLSRFNELNLELLCNGIGFSKSIDVDNYTLRKAPFPYDLYRTKSNNKLLYNTFQIETFIGRFDVFHGTNYVLLPTRRAKKVVTIHDLSFIKHPEFVPKSIVDHHTEWSKYAANESDLIIVDSFSTGKDLQQYFGVKESKIVCIHLAASPNYCLRKPENVEYIRGVYGLPSKFILFVGTIEMRKNVINMIKAYAEARNKYQIEHKLVLIGGKGLGYDEVLHTVTQLKLENYVLFPGYIKENDLPKIYNLASLFIYISIYEGFGLPVLEAMQSGIPVITSNCSSLPEVVEQAGIQTDPYDVNEIALEIARVIQDEEIRSDLIAKGLKQAAKFSWESTASKTYEVYKGL; encoded by the coding sequence ATGAGAATTATTATGGACGGTATGCCATTGCTAGGAAGAAAGACCGGGATTGGATATTATGTTGAAAATTTATATAACAATCTAAGTAGATTTAATGAACTGAATTTGGAGTTATTATGTAATGGTATTGGATTTTCGAAAAGTATAGATGTGGATAACTACACATTAAGAAAAGCTCCTTTTCCATATGATTTATATCGTACTAAATCCAACAATAAATTACTATACAATACCTTCCAAATCGAAACATTTATTGGAAGGTTTGATGTTTTTCATGGAACTAATTATGTTCTGCTACCTACACGAAGAGCAAAGAAGGTAGTTACTATTCACGATCTTTCCTTTATAAAACACCCTGAATTTGTACCAAAATCTATTGTAGACCATCATACAGAGTGGTCAAAGTATGCTGCAAATGAAAGTGATCTAATTATTGTTGATTCATTCAGTACCGGAAAGGATCTTCAACAATATTTTGGGGTCAAGGAATCTAAAATTGTGTGCATCCATTTAGCTGCATCCCCTAATTACTGTTTAAGGAAACCTGAGAATGTAGAGTATATTAGAGGTGTATATGGTTTGCCATCTAAGTTTATTTTGTTTGTCGGGACTATTGAAATGAGGAAAAATGTAATAAATATGATAAAGGCTTATGCGGAAGCAAGGAACAAATATCAAATTGAACATAAACTTGTTTTGATTGGTGGGAAAGGGCTTGGTTATGATGAAGTACTTCATACAGTCACACAACTGAAATTAGAAAATTATGTTCTTTTTCCTGGATATATAAAAGAAAACGATCTCCCAAAGATATACAATCTGGCTTCGCTATTTATATATATATCTATCTATGAAGGCTTTGGCCTTCCAGTGCTAGAGGCAATGCAGTCAGGTATTCCAGTCATAACGTCGAATTGCTCTTCTTTACCTGAGGTTGTAGAACAAGCGGGCATTCAAACGGACCCTTATGATGTTAATGAGATTGCCTTAGAAATTGCAAGAGTAATACAGGACGAAGAAATTCGAAGTGATTTAATTGCCAAAGGCTTAAAGCAGGCTGCAAAGTTTTCATGGGAAAGTACTGCTTCGAAAACTTACGAGGTATATAAGGGATTATAG
- the rfbC gene encoding dTDP-4-dehydrorhamnose 3,5-epimerase, with product MNVTPLKLTDAFVLEPVVHGDHRGFFMESYNNSLFKQHGIAYNFIQDNQSLSAEAGVLRGLHYQLNPKAQTKLIRVLTGAIYDVIVDIRKSSPTFGQWIGVILSEHNHRQLLVPKGFAHGFCTLVPSTQVLYKVDEYYSPENDRGILWNDPALGIDWPMSNPILSDKDQRHPLLKDAEINFD from the coding sequence ATGAACGTAACTCCTTTAAAACTCACAGACGCCTTTGTACTTGAACCGGTGGTCCACGGCGATCACCGGGGTTTTTTTATGGAGAGTTACAACAATTCACTTTTTAAACAACATGGCATTGCCTATAACTTCATCCAAGACAACCAATCTTTATCCGCAGAAGCTGGTGTTTTGCGTGGTCTTCATTATCAGCTCAACCCTAAGGCTCAAACCAAACTCATACGTGTCCTAACAGGTGCAATTTACGATGTGATCGTAGATATTAGAAAAAGCTCTCCTACCTTTGGTCAGTGGATTGGTGTCATCTTGAGCGAGCATAACCATCGTCAGCTGCTTGTTCCTAAGGGCTTCGCACATGGTTTTTGTACGCTGGTGCCGAGCACCCAGGTTCTTTATAAAGTCGATGAATATTATTCCCCTGAGAATGACCGCGGCATATTATGGAATGATCCAGCTTTGGGGATTGATTGGCCAATGTCGAATCCGATACTATCGGATAAAGACCAGCGGCACCCACTGCTGAAAGACGCAGAGATCAATTTTGACTAG
- a CDS encoding methyltransferase domain-containing protein, which yields MDKKMRPLRSQDIINSINHFLELPSLENIDIKEITEVGKGIVNEQRMELSRLREDIKLPIKEIYFLEELLQYDDEEFIRVCYHALLRRNPDSQGFNNFLALLRNGTLSKVQILGRLKKSKEAQRFNVQIIGLKKKYAYSRITNLPFFGYGLKVIASMIKLPRIVKHLQQIEAYTNARFTIRDKINDNNVEAVESLLSKQNNIIDQYRLEIHRLQSKVEILESMVANVESKVTNIESHNKETTLKSQVLDNRTKVLWENYVDNDNSLFDSMYLAFEDRYRGTRSNIKMRQEYYIPHVDKVFKKMSNCKLLDLGCGRGEWLELLKEKGYAAEGTDLNEDMVNYCTELGIKVEYMDILSYLFKQNAESAGVITGFHIIEHIPLNITIKVLEECMRILKPGGMIIFETPNPENIMVGSYSFFYDPTHQKPLVPDTIEFIAQQKGFINTEIHRLHKRNDPDYVNHRDIDEVLYKISMEQDYSLIAYKP from the coding sequence GTGGATAAGAAAATGCGGCCGCTGCGTTCACAAGATATTATAAATAGTATCAATCACTTTTTGGAGTTACCGTCTCTCGAAAATATTGATATTAAAGAAATCACCGAGGTTGGAAAGGGAATAGTCAATGAACAGAGAATGGAATTGTCTCGTCTACGAGAAGATATCAAACTTCCGATAAAGGAGATTTATTTTCTTGAGGAACTCTTACAATATGATGATGAGGAATTTATCCGGGTTTGTTATCATGCCTTGCTAAGGAGAAATCCCGATAGTCAAGGGTTTAACAATTTTCTGGCTTTGTTGCGTAACGGTACTTTATCTAAAGTTCAAATACTTGGCCGTCTGAAGAAATCAAAAGAGGCACAAAGATTTAATGTGCAAATTATTGGTTTGAAAAAAAAGTACGCATACAGCAGGATAACAAACTTACCGTTTTTTGGGTACGGTTTGAAAGTCATTGCTTCAATGATTAAACTCCCTCGGATCGTTAAACACCTTCAGCAAATTGAAGCCTATACAAATGCCAGATTCACTATACGTGATAAAATAAATGATAATAATGTTGAGGCAGTTGAGAGTTTACTATCAAAACAAAACAACATTATTGATCAATATAGGTTGGAGATACATAGGCTCCAATCCAAAGTCGAGATTTTAGAATCGATGGTGGCGAATGTAGAATCAAAGGTAACGAATATAGAATCACATAACAAGGAGACAACATTGAAGAGTCAGGTATTAGATAATAGAACCAAAGTGTTGTGGGAAAATTATGTCGATAATGATAATAGTCTTTTTGATTCTATGTATCTAGCATTTGAAGATAGATATAGGGGGACGCGTTCAAACATTAAGATGCGCCAAGAATATTATATTCCCCATGTAGACAAAGTTTTTAAAAAAATGTCGAATTGTAAGTTATTAGACCTCGGCTGTGGACGTGGAGAATGGCTAGAACTTCTTAAAGAAAAAGGGTATGCTGCCGAGGGCACTGACCTTAATGAAGATATGGTGAATTATTGTACGGAATTGGGGATTAAAGTGGAGTATATGGATATATTATCATATCTATTTAAACAGAATGCTGAGTCGGCGGGAGTTATTACCGGATTCCATATAATTGAGCATATTCCCCTAAACATAACTATAAAAGTATTAGAAGAATGTATGCGAATACTTAAGCCGGGCGGGATGATTATATTTGAAACTCCAAATCCAGAGAATATTATGGTTGGGTCATATAGTTTCTTTTATGATCCAACCCATCAGAAGCCACTTGTACCCGACACCATAGAGTTTATTGCCCAACAGAAAGGGTTTATCAATACCGAAATACACCGTTTACATAAACGGAATGATCCAGATTATGTGAATCATCGTGATATCGACGAAGTGCTTTATAAAATTAGTATGGAACAGGATTATTCTTTGATCGCTTATAAACCGTGA
- the rfbB gene encoding dTDP-glucose 4,6-dehydratase codes for MKLLVTGGAGFIGSNFILYMMQQYPDYQIVNMDALTYAGNLENLKSVQYHPNYSFVKADIADKPSVDAIFQQGIDVVVNFAAESHVDRSILEPEIFVNTNVLGTQVLLDAAKKYGVTKFVQVSTDEVYGSLGETGLFSETTPLAPNSPYSASKAGGDLLVRAYHETFGLPVNITRCSNNYGPYQFPEKLIPLIISRSLNDESLPIYGDGLNIRDWLYVEDHCSAIDLVIHQGKLGEVYNIGGNNERTNLHIVKTILEELGKPESLITYVADRPGHDRRYGIDPTKIMNELGWKPKHNFETGIKETIQWYLSNNEWWTRIQSGAYRDYLTQQYGSRLGGNG; via the coding sequence ATGAAACTTCTTGTTACCGGCGGTGCCGGTTTTATCGGCAGTAACTTCATTTTGTATATGATGCAGCAGTATCCCGATTACCAGATCGTGAATATGGATGCACTTACGTATGCAGGCAACCTTGAAAATTTAAAATCCGTACAATACCACCCAAACTACTCGTTCGTGAAAGCAGATATTGCTGACAAACCATCAGTAGATGCGATTTTTCAACAAGGCATCGATGTGGTGGTTAATTTCGCAGCAGAATCACACGTAGATCGCAGCATCTTGGAACCGGAAATCTTTGTGAACACCAATGTGCTGGGTACACAAGTCCTTCTGGATGCAGCCAAAAAATATGGCGTGACCAAATTTGTTCAAGTATCCACGGATGAAGTATATGGGTCCTTGGGCGAAACCGGTTTGTTCTCTGAAACCACGCCACTTGCTCCTAACAGTCCTTATTCAGCCAGCAAGGCAGGTGGGGATCTGCTTGTAAGGGCTTATCATGAGACCTTTGGTCTTCCAGTTAACATCACTCGCTGCTCGAATAACTATGGTCCATATCAATTCCCTGAGAAGCTGATCCCTCTTATTATCTCTCGTTCCCTAAATGATGAATCTCTACCTATATACGGTGACGGCCTGAATATCCGCGATTGGCTGTATGTTGAGGATCATTGTAGTGCGATCGATCTGGTTATTCATCAAGGGAAGTTGGGCGAGGTTTATAATATCGGGGGGAACAATGAGCGGACCAATCTGCATATCGTAAAAACGATTTTGGAAGAGCTCGGGAAGCCGGAATCATTGATCACTTATGTAGCAGACCGTCCAGGCCATGACCGACGTTATGGCATTGATCCTACAAAAATAATGAATGAGCTGGGCTGGAAGCCAAAGCACAACTTCGAGACAGGCATTAAGGAAACGATTCAGTGGTATTTGAGCAACAATGAGTGGTGGACGAGAATTCAATCCGGCGCATATCGTGATTATTTGACCCAGCAGTATGGCAGCCGTTTGGGTGGGAACGGATGA
- a CDS encoding glycosyltransferase family 4 protein: MKKALVMNFFPAFNPSTSGGELRYYNFYKELSRTIDVTLLSPTYSHHELEVICHNDHFREYRVPKQSIHDTLHFNLDKEDVGTEISALVCALSAEQYNNYHEKYLELYEYCDFIIHDSPYMLNYDVFFGIDKKPRIYNSYNHETELVRQTWKGKNASKYVEYIDNLERKLAQKSDVVFVISEEEKISFLNNYNLELRKIFLAPNGIEPNDWKDITRTVEKGRLTAFFIGSAHPPNVEAVDFILTTLAPSCPDIEFLVAGACCNNFTNVTQANVKLLGLIDDEKKNQLFSNSSIAINPMFSGAGTNLKIIEYLAAGIPTVSTEFGARGLNLTDELNYFRATKDNFSDVLNTLSKERDDKIESIGLNGQCYILENFSWEKIVGKVGLRLSELLQSNLKKKPSILLLNDFEVSNPTSGGEIRINKLYSAVSKYYQVNMLCLNDNKGIVREDITDSFSQISVSKTSEHVEEEINVNSLYWISASDIVTSYMVEKNELLKKIYKLMYSTADLIILVHPYMVMLTNFAEDDKPFVYESLNSEITLKREVLVGHPRFKELNDQVFKIEHLACQKSEFIVSVSDTDHDSLRELIGDKNTEIETVKNGVEVTKKINNTQNLKAVFNGFPVVVFVGSGHPPNIKAARFIIEELAPHIAAYFVIIGTVCDALIGDYPDNVILFGRLNDVHKEFIMQMADVAVNPMSGGSGSNLKLADYMEHSLPTLTTNIGKRGYDIEDNVHAVISELTDFQMNLKKLLSDSKQQELIGRKARLYVKNHLSWEVLARRYKNLIMEKVFERKKKKLLVLTYRYTEPPLGGAETYLLNIIKKIDDIEDFSIDVATLDIEYIYNKFHFSNEYTYDDDFNNKSYKDTHIYKFPVYNLDDKIAYDNSKLLFNQWVHESIRFSLNFIHKYEFPILLGGWFYPEHSGKYSSIWSSNHAYIYTKNVQTLTFIGSVPEKKEVLFKNNNKILRKEKLNGSFEIVIKPNGAEIIELEMDPYYLEGSDPRCLGIRIESILIEVNNKSKELQLDYSYKDYLKQHYYEEYIEGLITQAKTRDPHWDELFQRTRGPLSNEMDKWLEVHIKEVDIVLGHSVPFNTTIKAVELSKKHNKPVVVLPHYHIDDEFYHWNSYYNALLEANKVIAAPELSVPLFYNKIGANTICLPGGAISKDEYQNIDDTLFRKRFDLELPFILVLGRKARSKNYSWVIDAVEKINRDFKKCNLVIVGKDEDGDPIENENVFYFGELTREEVLGALKKCSMLVTMSSSESFGIVILEAWMQKKPVIVNEDCPAFVELVQNGFNGITSRKEKLHEDIQYLLNNPAAGEKMGEQGYSLLSDKYTWESVGKEINNILKSLAHQN; the protein is encoded by the coding sequence ATGAAGAAGGCTTTAGTTATGAACTTTTTCCCGGCATTTAATCCATCTACTAGTGGGGGAGAGTTGAGATATTATAATTTTTATAAAGAATTAAGCAGAACTATTGATGTAACTTTGTTATCTCCAACATATTCTCACCATGAATTAGAGGTAATTTGCCATAATGATCATTTTCGAGAATATCGAGTTCCTAAACAAAGTATTCATGATACGCTACACTTTAATTTAGATAAAGAGGATGTTGGCACAGAGATTTCAGCACTTGTCTGTGCACTAAGCGCAGAGCAATACAACAATTATCATGAGAAGTATCTAGAGTTGTACGAATATTGTGATTTCATTATCCATGATTCCCCATATATGCTAAATTACGACGTTTTTTTTGGAATAGATAAAAAGCCTAGAATCTACAATAGTTATAATCATGAGACAGAACTAGTCCGGCAAACTTGGAAAGGGAAAAATGCTAGTAAATATGTTGAATATATTGATAATTTAGAGCGTAAATTAGCACAAAAATCAGATGTTGTATTTGTGATATCGGAAGAAGAAAAAATAAGCTTTTTGAATAATTACAATCTAGAATTGCGGAAAATATTTCTAGCTCCTAACGGAATTGAACCAAATGATTGGAAGGACATTACTCGTACTGTCGAAAAGGGTAGACTAACAGCATTTTTTATAGGAAGTGCACATCCTCCAAATGTGGAGGCAGTTGACTTCATTCTCACTACTTTGGCTCCTAGTTGTCCCGATATAGAATTTCTAGTAGCCGGCGCATGTTGTAACAATTTCACGAATGTAACTCAAGCTAATGTGAAATTATTAGGATTGATAGATGATGAGAAAAAAAATCAACTGTTCTCTAATTCAAGTATAGCAATTAACCCCATGTTTTCAGGGGCTGGAACTAACTTGAAAATAATAGAATATCTTGCTGCTGGTATACCAACCGTATCTACGGAGTTTGGAGCTAGAGGCTTAAATTTAACTGATGAATTGAACTACTTTAGGGCGACAAAAGATAATTTTTCAGATGTTTTAAACACTCTCTCAAAAGAGAGGGATGATAAGATAGAAAGTATTGGGCTAAACGGTCAATGTTATATCTTAGAAAATTTCTCTTGGGAAAAGATTGTAGGTAAGGTTGGTTTAAGGCTTTCGGAATTATTACAAAGTAATTTAAAGAAAAAACCTAGCATTCTATTACTAAATGATTTTGAAGTTTCAAATCCTACATCTGGTGGAGAAATTAGAATTAATAAGCTATACTCAGCCGTTTCAAAATATTATCAAGTTAATATGTTGTGTCTAAATGATAATAAAGGAATAGTGAGAGAAGATATAACTGATAGTTTTTCGCAGATTTCAGTCTCAAAAACATCTGAGCATGTAGAGGAAGAGATTAATGTTAATAGTTTATACTGGATTAGTGCTTCGGATATTGTGACTTCTTATATGGTTGAAAAGAATGAACTCTTGAAAAAAATTTACAAATTAATGTATTCAACAGCAGACCTAATTATTTTAGTACATCCTTACATGGTAATGCTTACTAACTTTGCAGAGGATGATAAACCTTTTGTTTATGAGAGCCTAAATTCGGAAATTACTTTAAAAAGAGAAGTGCTAGTAGGACACCCTCGATTTAAAGAACTAAATGACCAAGTGTTCAAGATTGAACACTTAGCTTGTCAAAAAAGTGAATTTATTGTAAGCGTTTCTGATACAGATCATGATAGTTTAAGGGAGTTAATTGGGGATAAAAATACTGAAATTGAAACTGTTAAAAATGGAGTAGAAGTAACTAAAAAAATCAACAACACTCAAAATTTAAAAGCTGTATTCAATGGATTTCCGGTGGTTGTTTTTGTCGGAAGTGGACATCCTCCCAACATAAAGGCTGCTAGGTTTATTATAGAGGAATTAGCGCCACATATAGCTGCATACTTTGTCATAATAGGAACGGTATGTGATGCACTTATAGGTGATTATCCGGATAATGTCATCCTTTTTGGTAGATTAAATGATGTTCACAAGGAATTTATTATGCAAATGGCTGATGTGGCTGTTAATCCTATGTCTGGTGGATCAGGTTCTAATTTAAAGTTGGCAGATTATATGGAACACTCATTACCAACCCTCACTACTAATATAGGTAAACGGGGATATGATATTGAGGATAATGTCCATGCTGTAATTAGCGAATTGACGGATTTTCAAATGAATCTAAAGAAGTTACTTTCTGATTCAAAACAACAAGAATTAATAGGAAGGAAAGCAAGGCTATACGTTAAAAACCATCTTTCGTGGGAAGTATTGGCTAGAAGATATAAAAACCTGATTATGGAAAAGGTTTTTGAAAGGAAAAAGAAAAAGTTGCTTGTATTAACATACAGGTACACTGAGCCTCCGCTTGGAGGAGCTGAGACTTATCTTCTAAACATTATCAAGAAAATAGATGACATAGAGGATTTCTCTATAGATGTTGCTACATTAGACATTGAATATATATATAATAAATTTCATTTTTCCAATGAGTATACCTATGATGATGATTTTAATAATAAATCTTATAAGGATACTCATATCTATAAGTTTCCGGTTTATAACTTGGATGACAAAATAGCGTATGATAATAGCAAACTGTTATTTAATCAATGGGTTCATGAATCTATAAGATTCTCGTTGAATTTTATTCATAAGTATGAGTTTCCAATTTTGCTTGGAGGCTGGTTTTACCCTGAACATAGCGGAAAATATTCATCAATCTGGTCATCAAATCACGCCTATATTTACACAAAAAACGTTCAAACTCTAACTTTCATTGGGAGTGTTCCAGAAAAGAAGGAGGTGTTATTCAAGAACAATAACAAAATATTAAGGAAAGAAAAACTTAATGGTAGTTTTGAGATTGTTATTAAACCCAATGGGGCTGAAATCATTGAGTTGGAAATGGATCCATATTACTTAGAGGGTTCAGACCCACGTTGTCTTGGAATAAGAATAGAATCAATATTAATTGAAGTAAACAATAAGTCGAAAGAGTTGCAATTAGATTATAGTTATAAAGATTATCTTAAACAACATTATTATGAGGAATATATTGAAGGACTTATTACTCAAGCAAAAACTAGGGATCCTCATTGGGATGAGTTATTTCAAAGGACTCGCGGACCGCTTTCGAATGAGATGGACAAATGGTTAGAGGTACATATTAAGGAGGTAGACATTGTTCTTGGACATAGCGTTCCCTTTAATACGACAATTAAAGCTGTTGAACTTTCAAAAAAACATAATAAACCAGTAGTTGTACTTCCTCATTACCACATAGATGATGAGTTCTATCATTGGAACTCATATTACAATGCTTTATTAGAAGCTAATAAAGTCATTGCAGCTCCAGAACTGTCAGTCCCTCTTTTCTATAATAAAATAGGAGCGAATACTATATGTCTTCCAGGTGGAGCAATAAGTAAGGATGAGTATCAGAATATAGATGATACATTGTTCAGAAAAAGGTTTGATTTAGAACTTCCATTCATATTGGTTCTAGGTAGAAAAGCTCGTTCCAAAAATTATAGCTGGGTTATAGATGCTGTTGAGAAAATAAACCGTGATTTTAAAAAATGCAACCTAGTTATTGTGGGAAAAGATGAAGATGGTGATCCCATAGAAAACGAAAATGTATTCTATTTTGGAGAGCTGACACGTGAAGAAGTATTGGGGGCACTTAAAAAGTGTTCAATGCTTGTCACAATGAGTAGTAGTGAGAGTTTTGGGATAGTCATTTTGGAAGCGTGGATGCAAAAAAAACCGGTTATAGTGAATGAGGATTGTCCTGCTTTTGTTGAGCTTGTCCAAAACGGCTTCAATGGTATTACGAGTAGAAAAGAGAAACTCCATGAGGATATTCAATACTTATTGAACAATCCGGCTGCTGGAGAAAAAATGGGAGAACAGGGGTACTCGCTCTTATCAGATAAATACACATGGGAGTCTGTTGGTAAGGAAATAAATAACATTTTGAAAAGCTTGGCACATCAAAATTAA
- a CDS encoding sugar phosphate nucleotidyltransferase yields the protein MKGIILAGGTGSRLYPLTKVTNKHLLPVGAYPMIFYPVYKLRQAGLTDILIVTGKDHMGDVVNLLGSGSEMGVSFTYKVQDEAGGIAQALNLAEQFANGESVAVILGDNVFEDDISTYVANFQSQMSGAKILIKEVPDPNRFGVPEIQGSQIISIEEKPEQPKSNYAVTGIYMYDDRVFDIIKTLKPSARGELEITDVNNAYIEREELTFDTLQGWWTDAGTHASLARANELARDVRFGDDFGKLKL from the coding sequence ATGAAAGGAATTATTTTAGCAGGCGGAACAGGCTCACGCCTCTATCCCTTAACCAAAGTCACCAATAAACACCTTCTGCCAGTTGGCGCATATCCAATGATCTTCTACCCTGTGTATAAACTCCGTCAAGCTGGCCTTACAGACATACTCATTGTGACGGGGAAGGACCACATGGGGGATGTAGTAAACCTATTAGGTAGCGGTAGCGAAATGGGGGTTTCCTTCACATATAAAGTGCAGGATGAAGCAGGAGGCATTGCTCAAGCGTTGAACCTTGCAGAGCAATTTGCAAATGGCGAATCAGTGGCGGTCATCCTCGGCGATAACGTGTTTGAGGATGATATCTCCACGTATGTGGCTAACTTTCAAAGCCAAATGTCCGGTGCCAAGATCCTAATTAAGGAAGTTCCTGATCCTAACCGTTTTGGTGTTCCGGAAATCCAAGGCAGCCAAATCATTTCCATTGAAGAAAAACCGGAACAGCCTAAGTCCAATTATGCTGTCACGGGAATATATATGTATGATGATAGGGTTTTTGATATTATTAAGACGTTGAAACCATCAGCTCGTGGCGAATTGGAAATCACAGACGTCAACAATGCATATATTGAACGAGAAGAGCTTACCTTTGATACGCTTCAAGGCTGGTGGACGGATGCGGGAACGCATGCGTCGCTCGCTCGGGCCAATGAGTTGGCTAGAGATGTTCGATTCGGTGATGATTTCGGAAAACTTAAACTGTAG